A window of the Lolium perenne isolate Kyuss_39 chromosome 7, Kyuss_2.0, whole genome shotgun sequence genome harbors these coding sequences:
- the LOC127312337 gene encoding cysteine-rich receptor-like protein kinase 34 yields the protein MASTLWGALGQASNVVQLVGVDALGLVSMVVQAALAARRHRDACVRLAQHVELVGGLLQELEMAELMRREATRRPLEQLGGALRRCYALVSACQDCGYLRRLLLGGRMADELHAAQHEIDMFIRLIPLIALVDNSSANNRHTKADEGVLSVVTDGSNRNIRFPATTLEFTKIHVQAATEVCTPRDQPFVGKVDPQEQKIFDIEELMDLCTRIEVACTGFTKFSFFQIVDATNNFSEKKILGCGGFGTVYEGQLPSGLMVAVKRADEHAAIFSFNSELQLAKLQHTKLIRLLGWCIHGKERVLVYEFMHNSALDRHIYDRIKGPLLDWSKRLKIIKGIIEGLVYLHKDSMLWIVHRDLKPSNILLDYNMDPKISDFGSVRTLSSEVAEERTSRVVGTSGYKAPEYASQGIYSLKTDVFSFGILVLVIISGRKNTILDKRGDTLGDLVRDAWNMWKDQRLHELVDPALGNRYDIAEIMRCTQVALLCAQEDPADRPTITDVAAMLNPESMNLPMEPKQPTALSTGSAGEDAAVSTYMGQTSRTIDITIMSSSPMTTRVRIILDPEV from the exons ATGGCGAGCACGCTGTGGGGCGCACTGGGGCAGGCCTCGAACGTGGTGCAGCTGGTGGGCGTGGACGCGCTCGGGCTGGTGTCCATGGTGGTGCAGGCCGCCCTGGCGGCGCGCCGCCACCGGGACGCGTGCGTGCGGCTGGCGCAGCACGTGGAGCTCGTCGGCGGCCTGCTGCAGGAGCTGGAGATGGCAGAGCTGATGCGGCGGGAGGCCAccaggcggccgctggagcagctcgGCGGCGCGCTGCGGCGGTGCTACGCGCTCGTCAGCGCGTGCCAGGACTGCGGCTACCTCCGCCGCCTGCTCCTGGGCGGACGGATGGCCGACGAGCTCCACGCAGCGCAGCACGAGATTGACATGTTCATCCGCCTCATCCCCCTCATCGCGCTTGTCGACAACTCTTCTGCAAATAATCGCCATACCAAG GCTGATGAGGGGGTGCTCAGTGTAGTCACAGATGGTTCAAATCGTAACATCAG GTTTCCCGCAACAACTTTGGAGTTCACCAAAATACACGTTCAAGCAGCTACTGAGGTTTGCACTCCTAGGGACCAGCCATTTGTAG GAAAAGTGGACCCGCAGGAACAGAAAATCTTCGACATCGAAGAACTCATGGACCTTTGTACCCGTATAGAAGTGGCTTGTACGGGATTCACAAAGTTCAGCTTCTTCCAGATCGTGGATGCTACAAACAATTTCTCAGAAAAGAAAATACTTGGCTGTGGTGGATTTGGTACTGTCTATGAG GGTCAGTTACCCAGCGGACTTATGGTTGCCGTCAAGAGAGCTGATGAGCACGCAGCAATATTTAGTTTCAACAGTGAATTGCAGCTTGCAAAGCTTCAGCATACCAAACTGATTAGGTTACTAGGGTGGTGCATCCATGGGAAAGAAAGGGTTCTAGTCTATGAGTTTATGCACAACAGTGCCCTGGACCGTCACATATATG ACAGAATTAAAGGGCCATTGCTAGACTGGTCTAAGCGACTCAAGATTATCAAGGGGATAATAGAGGGGCTTGTTTACCTGCACAAAGACTCCATGTTATGGATCGTCCATAGGGACTTGAAACCGAGTAATATACTCTTGGACTATAACATGGACCCGAAGATCTCTGATTTTGGGTCAGTTAGAACACTGAGTTCAGAGGTAGCAGAAGAGCGTACAAGCAGGGTTGTGGGCACTAG TGGTTACAAAGCCCCGGAGTATGCATCTCAAGGAATTTACTCACTGAAGACAGATGTGTTCAGCTTCGGCATCTTGGTTCTGGTGATCATTAGTGGAAGAAAGAATACCATACTCGACAAGCGAGGGGATACTCTTGGTGATCTTGTACGAGAT GCCTGGAATATGTGGAAGGACCAAAGGCTACATGAGCTTGTGGATCCAGCGTTAGGGAACAGGTATGACATCGCTGAGATAATGCGATGCACTCAGGTGGCGCTGCTTTGTGCTCAGGAAGATCCAGCAGATCGGCCCACCATAACAGATGTTGCTGCAATGCTGAACCCTGAAAGCATGAACTTACCGATGGAGCCTAAGCAGCCTACAGCGCTGAGTACAGGGAGCGCTGGTGAAGACGCTGCTGTATCGACATATATGGGCCAAACAAGTAGGACAATAGACATAACCATAATGAGTTCGTCTCCCATGACGACTAGAGTTCGAATCATTCTAGACCCGGAGGTTTGA
- the LOC127312334 gene encoding VIN3-like protein 2, with the protein MDTSSPYSGFLADPAKCRLLNIDAKRELLSELSKSPDRALELLQEWRRRDIMQIFCSEFCKDRKYQGTSKQDILHYLFNAVNGKSCARGKCSHGKYMKRLGPELNSSDIQLPYKRRKKCDVPALPVIASTPVTDGIIAPTNNAHLCENSACRANLVPEDKFCKRCSCCICLKYDESKDPSLWLFCNSDQPLQEESCGLSCHLECAFKDERSGILQNGQSKKLDGCYYCTHCGKQNDLLGCWKRQLLIAKDARRLDVLCHRILLGHKILISTKKYLVLHEVVDTAMKMLEGELGPITGLPGKGWGIVDRLPVGAAVQKLCTRAIETLESMLNGALTADSQIQGSRMVPSDFVKLEDISHESVTVVFHLDACSMLSQGLTGFNLWHRKASEEDYPSNLTGIIPMTSRMLVVRGLAPCTSYVIKVAAFTGSKEIGSWEVRTNTIGCPKGLDAKDSLPVDVGKDPNNKSVKAKSSVLFNASSEGVELEEVSTDHADLNDLSESDIGRYKSLDILYSVKAPHYCNETTSYSQDRKLHVAGVTKVDEPDETPRVQASALDDKKEEPGSAAQAVSLMRPRELMACSQRALKKNVGKIGSNIASVAHTGIKLVAPPEYKGSFLHVIRKESKNCKRVSGMSFEAKSGDHVPQDDSSKTETDPGCLSCKSTPGRIEDGGHKDGPSEPNTSAQVTSLAKSSNLVPHKQGILLEKAAASLAPRTGNGIELGDGIIGTGSRSSNDDHVPQPGPLKPATEPWSPSGSNPSGSTPDAIEQTDENAYVSCVKMIRQLECDGHVDANFRVKFLTWLSLRATHREKKIVSVFVDTFTDDPASLAGQLCDTFSEAIYSKRPPIAP; encoded by the exons ATGGACACCTCATCCCCGTACTCTG GATTTCTTGCTGACCCGGCTAAATGTCGTTTGCTGAATATCGATGCAAAGAGAGAACTTCTCAGTGAATTGTCAAAGTCTCCAGATAGGGCACTTGAACTGCTGCAAGAATGGAGACGCCGTGATATTATGCAGATTTTCTGTTCTGAATTCTGTAAAGACAGAAAATATCAAGGGACATCAAAACAGGATATACTACATTATCTATTCAATGCTGTTAATGGGAAGTCATGTGCCCGTGGGAAATGTAGCCATGGGAAATATATGAAGAGATTAGGCCCTGAGCTGAACTCAAGTGACATCCAGTTGCCTTACAAAAGACGGAAAAAATGTGATGTTCCAGCACTTCCAGTTATTGCAAGCACTCCAGTTACAGATGGTATAATTGCACCAACAAACAATGCACACCTTTGTGAAAATTCAGCTTGTAGGGCTAATCTTGTTCCAGAAGATAAATTTTGCAAACGTTGCTCATGCTGTATTTGTTTGAAGTACGATGAAAGCAAAGATCCTAGCCTCTGGCTGTTCTGCAATTCAGACCAACCCTTGCAGGAAGAGTCGTGTGGTTTGTCATGCCACCTAGAATGTGCATTCAAGGATGAAAGATCTGGCATTCTGCAGAATGGACAGTCAAAGAAACTTGATGGTTGTTATTACTGCACCCACTGTGGGAAACAAAATGATTTGCTTGG GTGCTGGAAGAGACAACTGTTGATAGCAAAAGATGCTCGGCGGTTGGATGTCTTGTGCCATCGGATATTACTTGGTCATAAGATCCTCATTTCCACTAAGAAGTACTTGGTCCTCCATGAGGTTGTGGATACAGCAATGAAGATGCTGGAGGGTGAGCTTGGTCCGATTACTGGCCTTCCAGGTAAGGGTTGGGGAATTGTTGACCGTCTTCCTGTAGGTGCTGCAGTTCAGAAGCTTTGTACCCGTGCCATAGAGACTCTGGAATCCATGTTAAATGGCGCATTAACTGCTGATTCGCAAATTCAGG GTTCTCGTATGGTACCATCAGACTTCGTAAAGCTTGAGGATATATCCCATGAATCTGTTACTGTAGTTTTTCACTTGGATGCATGCTCCATGCTCTCTCAAGGTTTAACTGGCTTTAACTTGTGGCACCGAAAGGCTAGTGAAGAAGATTATCCTTCAAACCTAACAGGCATAATACCGATGACATCGAGAATGTTAGTGGTCAGAGGACTTGCTCCATGTACATCTTATGTCATCAAGGTTGCTGCATTCACCGGCTCAAAGGAGATTGGATCGTGGGAAGTCAGGACAAATACCATTGGCTGTCCTAAGGGGCTAGATGCAAAAGATTCACTGCCAGTGGATGTTGGAAAAGATCCAAACAACAAAAGCGTGAAGGCAAAAAGTAGTGTTCTGTTCAATGCTTCTTCAGAAGGTGTGGAATTGGAAGAAGTCAGTACTGATCATGCTGATCTCAATGATTTGTCAGAAAGTGATATTGGACGTTATAAAAGTCTTGATATCCTTTACTCAGTAAAGGCGCCTCATTACTGCAATGAAACCACTAGTTACTCTCAAGATCGAAAATTACATGTTGCTGGGGTAACCAAAGTTGATGAGCCGGATGAAACTCCTAGGGTACAGGCATCAGCTTTGGATGACAAAAAAGAAGAACCTGGTTCAGCTGCTCAAGCAGTTTCACTAATGAGGCCCAGAGAGCTAATGGCGTGTAGTCAGAGAGCTTTGAAGAAAAACGTGGGAAAGATTGGTTCAAACATTGCATCAGTTGCACACACTGGAATCAAGTTGGTTGCTCCACCTGAATACAAGGGCTCATTCCTACACGTCATCCGGAAAGAGAGTAAAAATTGCAAGCGGGTTTCTGGAATGAGCTTTGAAGCAAAATCTGGTGATCATGTTCCTCAAGATGACAGTTCGAAGACTGAAACAGACCCAGGGTGTTTGTCATGCAAAAGCACACCAGGGAGAATCGAGGATGGTGGGCACAAGGATGGACCTTCAGAACCTAACACATCTGCTCAAGTAACGTCTCTTGCTAAGTCCTCAAACTTGGTGCCTCACAAGCAGGGGATTTTATTGGAGAAAGCAGCTGCTTCACTGGCTCCCAGAACAGGGAATGGTATCGAATTGGGCGATGGGATTATTGGAACAGGTTCTAGATCTAGCAATGATGACCATGTTCCTCAACCTGGCCCTCTGAAACCTGCAACAGAACCATGGAGTCCATCAGGCAGTAACCCCTCAGGGAGCACCCCCGATGCCATCGAGCAAACCGATGAAAATGCTTATGTGTCGTGTGTCAAGATGATCAGGCAGCTGGAATGTGACGGTCACGTGGATGCCAACTTCAGAGTGAAGTTCTTGACATGGCTAAGCCTACGGGCGACTCACCGAGAAAAGAAGATAGTTAGCGTGTTTGTGGACACTTTCACTGACGACCCCGCAAGCCTAGCGGGCCAGCTATGTGACACCTTCTCAGAGGCAATCTACAGCAAGAGGCCACCTATAGCGCCATAG